TGTTTCTTACCGGGAAATGACGGGAGCGGAGCTCTATAAACAGGTCCAGGCCACAGGTATAAAGAACGTCACGTTGACAGGCGGGGAGCCGTTGATACAACCTGGTATTGCAGCGCTAACCGACTTAATGTGCCAGGATCCGGCACATTCCGTCGAGATTGAAACGAATGGCAGCGTCAGCCTGAAGCCCTTTTGCACAGAGGCTAATCGCCGTCTGGGATTTACGATGGACTACAAGCTTGCTTCGAGCGGTATGGAGGACAAGATGGTTTTAGCGAATTTTGAGGTTCTGACATGCCGGGATGCCGTGAAATTCGTGGTTGGCGATCAAAACGACCTGGCAAGGGCGTGCGAAATCATAAGTACCTACGGCCTGATCAAGAAAACTGCGGTATTTATCAGTCCTGTTTTTGCAAAAATTGCGCCGTCTGAGATCGTTAAATTTATGATTGTGCATCAAATGAATGGGGTGCGCTTGCAGCTTCAGCTACATAAAGTGATCTGGAATCCGGAAAAGAGAGGAGTATAAGCTCATGCAAAAAAATGAAAAAGCTTTGGTCATTTTTAGCGGCGGCCAGGACAGTACGACCTGTCTTTTTTGGGCCAGACAGTTATTTGCAGAAGTCATTGCCCTGTCCTTTGATTATGGGCAAAAACACCGGCTGGAATTGGATTGTGCCAGAGAAATATGTGCTAAGCACCAGATTGAGCATCATCTGCTGGATCTCGGTTTATTAAATCAGCTTGCACCGAATTCGTTGACCAGGCCGGAGATTGAAGTTGAGAAAAATTCGCCGGCCGACCGGTTACCGAACACATTTGTGGACGGCAGGAATATGCTCTTTCTGTCGTTTGCAGCTGTTTTTGCCAAACAGAGGGGAATAAGACATTTGATCACCGGCGTTTCTCAGAGTGATTACAGCGGTTATCCGGACTGTCGGGATATTTTTGTTAAGTCCCTGAATGTAACCCTTAATCTCGCCATGGATTACGAATTTGTGATTCATACCCCTCTGATGTGGATCGACAAGGCGGAAACCTGGAAATTGGCTGACGATCTCGGTGTGCTTGCAATGATTCAAGAAGAGACGCTGACCTGTTATAACGGTATCAAAGGTGATGGGTGCGGGGAATGTCCTGCGTGCCTGCTGCGGAAAAAGGGATATCAAAGATATTGCAGCAAAGAATCCAATCATACGTTTGAAAATCAAGAGATAGATCATATTAATGAACATAAGGATAAATCATGACTTGAAATGAAGGAGGAAGAGCATGATGGACAAATGTTCAAAATGCGGTCAGGAAGTTCAAGAAGATGATATCTATGAAGTTAACGGACAGAAGGTATGTGAAGACTGTAAACTCAACGAGACGAAGGTTGAAGCAAAACCATGCGGCAATTTTAACGGCTGATTTTGATTTTTGAAGTTGTTCTGTGGTGTATAATCTATGGTGTATAAAATGTATAAAAGATAAAATAAGGCTGCTGCGCAATGAAAATGGTCATTAAGCGGCAGCTTTTATTGGTTGTTTGACACGACAAATTGCGCAATACTTTTTCGTCCATCTCAGCTATAATGAAAATAACGTTCTCAAATTCCCTGCTCAAATAATTCATACAAGCTTGATTACCCTAAATTAGGTCTGGGGGTCACAATTCCAGCGTTAAGCGGAGCATGGAGGCGAAGCGCGGCTGTTAACGTCCATGGATGGACTAATGTCGCGGTGCCATGGAGGGCAAGGAGCGACAAGCCACGGATGGCGCAACAGCCGGAAGCGGAATTGTGGCGCACAGGCCAACCCGGGAGTTTAACGCAATCATATATTTGAGCATTTATTTCAGGAACGTTGTACTAGATGCCAGGCGCGGGTATAGAATCGGATTGTCCAGGGTAGAGTATGATTACCGATGGGTGAGGTGATTGCATTGTGAGGTCACAATGGCAGAAATTCCGGGAATATTTATATTTCGATGATGAGCTGGGAATCCAGGTGGATGTCAGCCGCGCAGGATTTCCGGATACGTATCTGGATGACATGGAACTACGCCTGCAGGACATGTATCACCAGATTCAGGCCTTGGAACAGGGAGTGGTTGCCAACCCGGACGAGCAGCGGATGGTTGGGCATTATTGGCTGAGTGATCCTGAATTAGCTCCACAGCCGGAAATAGGCGCGGCAATCAAAGATACCCTGCACCGTATTCTATGTTTTGCGCAGGATGTTCATGCGGGTACTGTATGTGGTCAAAACGGACACCCTTTCCGGAACGTTATTGTTGTTGGCATTGGCGGATCTTCTTTAGGACCGCGTTTTGTTTCCGAGGCACTCGGGAAAAAAGGTGATCCCTGTTCGCTGTACTTTATCGATAACACAGATCCTGACGGTATGGACCGTATTTTTGCTGAGCTGGATGCTAAGGCGGATGCAACATTAACGATCGTAATCTCCAAAAGTGGCGGCACGGTTGAAACCCGCAACGGAATGGAAGAAGTCCGTCATTTTTACATAAGCCGGGGGCTGGACTTCAGCCGTCATGCGGTTAGTATCACCCAGCCAGGAAGCGGATTGGATCAGATCCGGATTAAAGAGGATTGGCTGGACGCTTTCCCGGTTTGGGAATGGGTTGGCGGGCGGACTTCTGTCTTGTCCGCTGTGGGGCTGCTGCCGCTGGCTTTACAGGGAATTGATATTTGTGGCCTTTTGGATGGGGCTAAGAAGTGCAACTCCCTGACCAGGAACACGGATACGAAAAGCAACCCTGCTGCCCTTACCGCCTTGGCGTGGTACGTCCTGACAGGCGGCAAAGGCGGGCAGCAGATGGTTATCCTTCCTTATAAAGACCGTTTGGAGCTTTTCCCGAAATATCTTCAGCAATTGATCATGGAGTCTCTGGGAAAAGAAAAGGACTTGGACGGAAATATTGTCCATCAGGGAATTGCAGTACTTGGAA
This sequence is a window from Dehalobacter sp.. Protein-coding genes within it:
- the queE gene encoding putative 7-carboxy-7-deazaguanine synthase QueE, which produces MKYRVAEIFSSINGEGPRAGEVAVFVRFVGCNLQCTYCDTRWANEADVSYREMTGAELYKQVQATGIKNVTLTGGEPLIQPGIAALTDLMCQDPAHSVEIETNGSVSLKPFCTEANRRLGFTMDYKLASSGMEDKMVLANFEVLTCRDAVKFVVGDQNDLARACEIISTYGLIKKTAVFISPVFAKIAPSEIVKFMIVHQMNGVRLQLQLHKVIWNPEKRGV
- the queC gene encoding 7-cyano-7-deazaguanine synthase QueC, yielding MQKNEKALVIFSGGQDSTTCLFWARQLFAEVIALSFDYGQKHRLELDCAREICAKHQIEHHLLDLGLLNQLAPNSLTRPEIEVEKNSPADRLPNTFVDGRNMLFLSFAAVFAKQRGIRHLITGVSQSDYSGYPDCRDIFVKSLNVTLNLAMDYEFVIHTPLMWIDKAETWKLADDLGVLAMIQEETLTCYNGIKGDGCGECPACLLRKKGYQRYCSKESNHTFENQEIDHINEHKDKS
- a CDS encoding glucose-6-phosphate isomerase encodes the protein MRSQWQKFREYLYFDDELGIQVDVSRAGFPDTYLDDMELRLQDMYHQIQALEQGVVANPDEQRMVGHYWLSDPELAPQPEIGAAIKDTLHRILCFAQDVHAGTVCGQNGHPFRNVIVVGIGGSSLGPRFVSEALGKKGDPCSLYFIDNTDPDGMDRIFAELDAKADATLTIVISKSGGTVETRNGMEEVRHFYISRGLDFSRHAVSITQPGSGLDQIRIKEDWLDAFPVWEWVGGRTSVLSAVGLLPLALQGIDICGLLDGAKKCNSLTRNTDTKSNPAALTALAWYVLTGGKGGQQMVILPYKDRLELFPKYLQQLIMESLGKEKDLDGNIVHQGIAVLGNKGTSDQHSYIQQLLDGPGNFFVTFIEVLKDRDGDSIQIAEESTSGDYLQAFLLGTRNALSNKGRKSITLTVRDLSPVTIGVLIALYERTVSMYAQLVHVNAYHQPAVEMAKKGAQEMIQLKNLALRVLRACKTGGLTVEEIALEIEADGSVVDREMLYKILKHLEANRGNRIISQKSGSEFEALYQVASDQQ